Proteins encoded within one genomic window of Brassica rapa cultivar Chiifu-401-42 chromosome A09, CAAS_Brap_v3.01, whole genome shotgun sequence:
- the LOC103842416 gene encoding protein IN CHLOROPLAST ATPASE BIOGENESIS, chloroplastic — protein MRLLCIHHHIGRETNTTIGKTRKMHCGAVANGRNRRLILRVGRNFAARSFLSSSSSPLSEHECFIKEVAKAQPPQHLTQLLSIFTARGKSIVSPGAKQGLLPLTIPLVRMSPGSSIALLRWPTARPSMEMPVVEVQKHGVWFLASNVDQFIHRILVEEDISKPEESSQVIFDAAGEAGKKLYSKGDFARSELMDLDLYLLRKVGLFPDSLERKVIRHIENGDHVSALVAAEFYTKRGNFPGFARPFAFNAKVLLKLGRSLEAKDAARGALKSSWWTLGCRYEEIALIAEWGEEQIVQYKEKLTGERRQRDISRGKPRAQASYDEAGLLLDLASLEGTWDESRERVAQCYKDAGLNDMANFVLYRD, from the exons ATGCGTCTTCTCTGTATCCATCATCACATCGGAAGAGAAACAAACACGACGATCGGAAAAACTCGAAAGATGCATTGCGGCGCGGTGGCTAACGGACGGAATCGACGACTGATACTTCGCGTAGGCAGGAACTTCGCCGCAAGAtcatttctctcttcttcttcgtctccaTTATCCG AACATGAATGTTTCATCAAGGAGGTAGCCAAAGCTCAGCCTCCTCAGCATTTGACTCAGCTGCTTAGCATTTTCACAGCTAGAG GCAAATCCATAGTTTCTCCTGGTGCCAAGCAAGGCTTGTTGCCTCTTACTATTCCGCTGGTGAGAATGAGCCCAG GTTCTTCAATCGCTCTACTACGTTGGCCAACAGCTCGTCCTAG TATGGAGATGCCTGTGGTGGAAGTTCAGAAACATGGGGTTTGGTTTTTGGCCAGTAAT GTTGATCAGTTTATTCACAGAATATTGGTGGAAGAAGATATCTCTAAACCCGAGGAATCCAGCCAAGTGATCTTCGATGCTGCAGGTGAAGCTGGGAAGAAACTTTACAGTAAGGGTGATTTTGCCAGATCAGAACTGATGGATTTAGATCTCTATCTTTTAAGAAAG GTTGGACTGTTTCCGGATTCTCTAGAACGCAAAGTTATTCGACATATTGAGAATGGAGACCAT GTTTCAGCTTTGGTGGCTGCCGAGTTTTATACGAAGAGAGGAAACTTTCCCGGATTTGCTCGGCCTTTTGCTTTTAACGCAAAGGTTTTGCTAAA ACTTGGGCGTAGCTTAGAAGCGAAAGATGCGGCTAGGGGTGCTCTGAAATCTTCGTGGTGGACCTTAGGATGCAGATACGAG GAAATTGCTCTAATAGCAGAGTGGGGAGAAGAGCAAATTGTGCAGTACAAAGAAAAACTTACGGGAGAAAGACGACAACGGGATATATCCAGAGGAAAGCCAAGGGCCCAG GCATCTTACGACGAGGCTGGGTTGTTATTGGATCTAGCGTCACTTGAAGGGACATGGGACGAGTCACGTGAACGGGTTGCTCAGTGCTACAAAGATGCTGGACTAAACGACATGGCCAACTTTGTTCTCTACAGAGACTGA
- the LOC103842417 gene encoding filament-like plant protein 7: MDHKAWPWKKKSTEKSNGISSNEEIEKLVADKIQLENRLTSLNDKLTYVEAESNKHKSETQEAIIGWEKTKAESASLEKKLEEALTEKHKSDERSSHAEAGLKECMQQLRFLRDEQEQRMHDALTKASHEYERRLKVVKTEIADTCKKLTEAEGENTHLSKALLAKNKTVEELNRDRSRIVSDFNALVSSLESKEKENVTLRYEVRVVEKELELRNEEREFSRRTAEASHKLHLENVKKVAKLEQECQRLRVLVRKRLPGPAALSKMRNEVEMLGMRRSSNSTTIDSEKINNLTEQLCLLEEENKTLRDALNKKVNELQFSRNMYSRTASRLVELEESSKGTTNIEPSRSSNVSHEVSLASFPEFDNDSDSWASALLSELENFKNKKQMVSTPKASEMKLMDDFAEMEKLASTEPGSSPIFSSDSISATGPLENESNEDSSEAAKTQMNVGEVVEDISKALSGVNQTETLTVEGAADTECDISKWIHRIVEIIEGVGLKGESERLSGYTARVLQWKTTELSSVLQRFLQTCYDLIDRKADMKKFAEELSTVLEWMVNHCFSLQNVSSMREEIKKQLEWDESRSGSDVSSLACKDHELPSKIVEEEAKDKTASVTANELKLEEQQNMRTELEITAASEKLAECQETIINLGKQLNALTNSKEAALLSDKLTPELTHKPNNLAAALLPSQETKPEKRLTTQRSSLLDQMKAEDHDTGDSKDQKKPQAADKNGKGGGSVYNETIDALEQILLSERKSKGSETNCCAIVPQKKTGGAKSLWRKLLGRKNNIKSKKLPNLFAT; the protein is encoded by the exons CAAGATACAGCTGGAGAATCGCCTTACAAGCCTAAATGATAAGCTTACCTATGTCGAAGCTGAGAGCAATAAGCATAAGTCTGAGACACAAGAAGCAATTATTG GATGGGAGAAGACAAAAGCTGAATCAGCATCTCTCGAGAAGAAGCTAGAAGAAGCTTTGACTGAGAAACACAAGAGCGACGAGAGGTCGAGTCACGCAGAAGCTGGTCTGAAAGAATGTATGCAGCAGCTTCGTTTTCTCCGGGACGAGCAGGAGCAAAGGATGCATGACGCTTTGACAAAAGCATCACACGAATACGAAAGAAGATTGAAAGTTGTAAAGACAGAGATTGCGGACACGTGTAAGAAGCTTACAGAGGCAGAAGGCGAGAACACTCATCTCTCAAAGGCTTTGTTAGCAAAGAACAAAACTGTTGAAGAGTTAAACAGAGACAGGAGCCGCATCGTGTCCGATTTCAATGCTCTGGTGAGTAGCTTAGAGTCGAAGGAAAAGGAAAACGTTACGCTGAGGTACGAAGTCAGAGTGGTGGAGAAAGAGCTCGAGCTTCGGAATGAAGAGAGAGAGTTTAGTCGTCGAACAGCTGAAGCGTCTCATAAACTTCACTTGGAGAATGTGAAGAAAGTTGCAAAGCTGGAACAAGAGTGTCAAAGGTTACGTGTACTTGTCAGGAAACGGTTACCGGGACCTGCTGCTCTGTCCAAAATGAGAAACGAAGTAGAGATGTTGGGAATGAGAAGAAGCTCTAACAGCACGACGATCGATTCTGAAAAGATTAATAACCTCACAGAGCAGCTATGCTTACTGGAAGAAGAGAACAAGACTCTGAGGGATGCATTGAACAAGAAAGTTAATGAGCTTCAGTTCTCAAGAAACATGTATTCGAGAACAGCGTCTAGACTAGTAGAACTAGAGGAATCTTCTAAAGGCACAACAAACATTGAGCCAAGCCGGAGCAGCAATGTGTCCCATGAAGTCTCTCTTGCATCGTTTCCGGAGTTTGACAATGATTCTGATTCTTGGGCTTCTGCTTTGCTTTCAGAGCTGGAGAATTTCAAGAACAAGAAGCAAATGGTCTCGACACCTAAAGCTTCAGAGATGAAACTGATGGATGACTTTGCTGAAATGGAGAAGCTTGCAAGTACAGAACCTGGAAGCTCTCCTATCTTCTCTTCTGATTCCATCTCAGCTACTGGTCCCTTAGAGAACGAATCTAACGAAGATTCATCAGAGGCAGCGAAAACTCAGATGAACGTCGGTGAAGTAGTTGAAGATATCAGTAAAGCTCTGTCAGGTGTAAACCAGACCGAGACTCTCACTGTGGAGGGTGCAGCAGACACAGAGTGTGATATCAGCAAGTGGATTCACAGAATCGTTGAAATTATCGAAGGAGTCGGCTTAAAAGGAGAATCAGAAAGGCTTTCGGGTTACACTGCTCGTGTCTTGCAATGGAAAACAACAGAGCTAAGTAGTGTGTTGCAGCGGTTTCTCCAGACTTGTTACGATCTAATAGACAGAAAAGCAGACATGAAGAAGTTCGCGGAAGAGTTAAGCACTGTGTTGGAATGGATGGTGAACCATTGTTTCTCTCTTCAAAATGTTTCAAGCATGAGAGAAGAGATCAAGAAGCAGCTCGAATGGGATGAGTCACGGAGTGGGAGCGATGTTTCCTCTTTAGCTTGCAAGGATCACGAGCTGCCAAGCAAAATAGTTGAAGAAGAGGCCAAGGACAAGACGGCAAG TGTTACAGCGAACGAGCtcaagctggaggaacaacaaAACATGCGAACT GAACTGGAGATCACTGCTGCTTCTGAAAAGTTAGCCGAGTGTCAGGAGACGATTATAAACCTTGGTAAGCAGCTCAACGCGTTGACTAACTCAAAAGAGGCAGCTTTACTTTCAGACAAACTCACACCTGAGCTTACCCACAAACCGAACAACCTAGCTGCTGCACTACTACCTTCGCAAGAGACAAAACCAGAGAAGAGATTGACCACTCAGAGATCATCTCTTTTGGATCAGATGAAGGCAGAAGATCATGACACTGGAGATTCCAAGGATCAGAAGAAACCTCAAGCAGCTGATAAAAACGGAAAAGGAGGCGGTTCTGTCTACAATGAAACCATCGACGCATTAGAGCAGATTCTTCTTTCAGAAAGAAAAAGCAAAGGCTCTGAAACAAATTGCTGCGCCATTGTTCCTCAGAAAAAGACCGGCGGAGCTAAGAGCCTCTGGAGAAAGCTGTTGGGGAGGAAGAATAACATCAAGAGCAAGAAGCTCCCTAATCTATTTGCTACCTAG